The following nucleotide sequence is from Aedes aegypti strain LVP_AGWG chromosome 3, AaegL5.0 Primary Assembly, whole genome shotgun sequence.
acttcttaaaaaggtttcacttttctcaataattagCAATGTAGTaccaaacaatgtttgtttgattttttgagcTTGGTTCTAACTTTTTGACTCAAgagtttgaaagaaaagtttacTAGCCTAAAATAATCTTGCCGAAAGTTTTTGCACTCAAACATATTggatgcaaaaaaaatcctaagttgTTGAATATTCATACCACAATAAATCCAGATTTCCTTGGGAACAGCATTTTAAGAGTTTCTAATCTCTCATTAGTTAACTAATCGATTACAAATTGAATAGGTAAGGTAGATGCTGCTACATGTGTGggtttgttttattattttaattcacCCTAGATTTAATTACTTTAGAGAAACATCAATTTAATGAAACACTGATTTATTTTGGCATCTGGAGTTTGGCATcggccaaattatctgaaactcgGCAGTAAGACGCACTTGAAGAGCATAATGTTGATAAATAGCAGTTAAGGCCTTCCTTAGTGTAGTGGTAAAGtcggtggctacaaagcaaacccatgctgaaggtgtctgggttcaacttCCCAACAAGCCATGTGAGCAAAAtggtcacataaaaaaataaagtgagAAGCCGGCCAAGAAAaatgagaagaagaagaggcaTTCGCAAAACCCCATGTgcgaaataaatcaaaagaatgagcacaaaaaattttgataatgaagACGCGTTCACTCCAACGGAAATGCTCCACGTGTAGTAACAGCGGCGGAAGTAATTTACCGGTTTCAATTTGAGTGTCAGGAGCTCAGGGCCAAATTTTCGAGCCGCAAATTTTTCTCGGTGCACGCAAGCAAATGGCGGCGGTGCTCACTCTCTTTCTCTCGTACCCAAACTGCGATGGGGATGTGAGGCGTTCGATTCGCCAATCACGCTTAAAATCAGTTACACTGTATTGATTTGCTCTCATCTTTGGAATAGTGGAACAGCATTGGATTACGAAAATCAAACATACTGAGCAAGGTCGACCCATTGGCCCCGAAAGATTGAGATTTTCAGAAGCCAATCCCTGGGCTTAGTATTTTACTGccaattaatttaatttgcaacatccacaagagtaatttgattattccgcaaggaaaatagtggcagttcgctcatactggatcagctgtcaagattactttggtaattagcagcaaactgtacttgaccgctctacttgGGATGTCGATACTCAGCCTGCCCAGTAGGTCCGGTACGTACGGACctgtgaactagactatcgaaatgcatacattttgcattttgacatacgaacgctttatgtttcgttttagcatcaactcACATCCAGGCGTcggtaggcgcgtggtgtacgcacagacctaacgatcgcaaggtccttggttcgattccaggttgctgcgagaaacattttttgttgccAATGTTTggctttcataaggcaaagctatgaatttcaacccgatttattgtggcgaattttcataagtgcatccaatgtatttcgatagtccatttgcctgagtgtattgaaaacgcacgggcctatcgatcgcaaggtccttggttcgattccaggttgccgcgaaaacatgtTTTGGTTTCACAAGGCAACGCTACGAATCTCAACCCGATTTAaataaggctcccccaaaactACGCGAcgttttacggcgacagcgacacgaTTTCGTTGtcgtgtcgctgcaagcactcttctatggaaccatcttgactgacacgacgcgaatcgctgcgaaatcgcgtcgctgtggcttatcaaacagtgcatcagcgaaatcgcgacgttttttttttttttgtcgctgtcgccgtaaaaagtcgcttagatctgggggagcctttaagTCGACAGACGTCTTCAAATCCTTGAATCATTCGAGTGTATCAAAAGCTGTTCCTCTAGTGGAGGTTTGCTTTGGGTACGGATGCACCGCTACAGTGAGTGCCAGCCAGTGCTGCATGATTGgccaattttattgatttgcgAAAGGGTTCGGGAAGAATTCGCCATTCAGTGGCAAAGTGCACGTAACTTTTCGGGGGGATTTATTTCCCTCTGTGAATCTGAGAGGAATGGAATATCATTGACTGTGCAACTCTTTGTTCTAAACTTggatggtagtcctgaaaaggactgaTTGGATGTTAGATACTGTTTTACAACAGTACGGTTGCTGTCCCAAATTTACTTCTTGGCAGCGGTCTTCTTCGCGGCAGCTTTCTTGGCTGGGGCAGCCTTCTTCGGTTTTGGGGTCTTGGGCTTCTTGGCGGCGGTCTTGGAAGGTTTGGTGGCCTTCTGCTTCGGAGCAGCAGCCTTCTTCACACCACCGGCCTTTTTGGCAGCCTTGGCACCAGCAGCTTTGGCTTTCTTGGCTGCAGCCGGCTTCTTGGCTTTCTTCTCGCCGGCTGGCTTCTTGGCCTTCTTCTCCCCAGCTGGTTTCTTGGTGGCCTTCTTCTTCTCTCCGGTAGCCTTCTTGGCCTTCTTCTCGCCGGCCTTCTTCGGTTTCTTCTCACTGGCGGCCTTCTTAGCTTCAGCCTTCAGCTTGAACGAACCGGAAGCGCCGGTGCCCTTGGTTTGGACGAACTTGCCCTT
It contains:
- the LOC110678258 gene encoding histone H1-like; translated protein: MSEVATEAAAAAPAASPAKTKKPRAPKGQGKPKKPSTHPPVNDMVVAAIKTLKERNGSSLQAIKKYIAANYKCDVAKLAPFLKKALKNGVEKGKFVQTKGTGASGSFKLKAEAKKAASEKKPKKAGEKKAKKATGEKKKATKKPAGEKKAKKPAGEKKAKKPAAAKKAKAAGAKAAKKAGGVKKAAAPKQKATKPSKTAAKKPKTPKPKKAAPAKKAAAKKTAAKK